The Phycisphaerae bacterium sequence CGCCTCGGTGCGCAGCGCGCTCGCGTGGCTGCGTGCCCACGAATCCGAAGCCCCGGACGCCATCGATATCACCTGCAACACGCTCACCGAGACCGGCTGTCTCGAACTGAACGTCCGGGATGATCTCACGATCAACGGCGATGCCGACGGCGACGGCGTGCCCGTCACGCTCGCGGTGACGCCGGGGGCCGCGGCCGAGTGGGCGCGGGCGTGTGCGCTGTATCTCGATGTGCCCATCCAGCATCACTACACGCTGCGCGACCTGGTCGTTGTGCCCCAGTTCGTTTCCGCGGGTTACGCGACTGGTGCATACGGCATGGTCATCGACGAGCAGAACCCGTCCGGCGAAGCCTGCGCCTGGACATTGACCCTGGAAAACGTGACCATCGCCGGCAGCCTGCCCGGCAACGTGCCCACCAATCCGGAATTGGACGCGCGCACCGCCGCGACGCGCTTCGGCGGCACCGACGCGAACTACGGCGCGGCCGTGTTGCAGCGCACGTCGGCCTGGGGCAACGATGACTCGTGCCGTCAGTCAGTCACCGCGCGCAACGTCGTGGTTACGCACAGCGCGACCCGCGGACTGGCACTGCAAAGCGCGTATACCGCCTGGGACATCGCCGGCGGACTGCGCGTCAGCTTCAACACGCTGGAAGGCCTGCGCGCCGACCACATCGGTGGCAGCACGCTCGCTATGCGCGGCGCGGCCGACGCCACACCGAACCGCATTTTCGGCAATTCCGGTGGCGGACTGGTGAACGTCGGCGATGCGGGCGTTGGCACTGCCACGGCGGGCAATTGTGATTTCCGCGACAACAGCAGCACCACCGGCGGCGGCATCCTGTCACTGAGCGCCACGACGCTCGTGCAGAACAGCCTGCTGGCGGGCAATCACGCCAGCGGCGCAGGCGGCGCGATCGCAGCCAGCGGCGGCGTGCTCGTCGTCACCGGCTGCACCATCGTTGAGAACACGTCCGGCGCCGGCACAGGCGGCGTCTACGTCTCCGGCGGCGCGGGCTCGCTGTTCAACACGATCCTGTGGGCTAATGGCGGCAGCCAGCAGTCCGGCGTCGCCACGGTGCGCTACTGCGCCGTGCAGGGCGGCAACGCCGGCACGGGCAACATCGATACCGATCCGGGCTTCGTCGCGCCGGCGACGGGCGATTACCACATCCGGCGCAATTCGCCGTGCGTCAACGCCGGCAATCCGGGCTACGTCGAGGCCGGCGCCGCGCTCGACTGCGATCATCAGCCGCGCGTCCAGGGCGGCAGTGTCGAGATCGGCGCGGACGAGCTGGCGTTCTGGGCGGGCGACGTGGACCACGACGGCGACGTGGAAGGCGACGACCTGGCCGGCTGGACGACGTGCATGCCGGGGCCGGACATCGCGGCGCCGGCGGATTGCACGGCAGCGCTCGACTTCGACGAGGACGGCGACGTCGATCTGGCGGATTTTGCCCGGCTGCGGCGGCGTGACGCGCTGCTCACCGCGACCGACGTGATGCTCGAGGTCCGCGATGCCAGTGGCGCCGTGCTGCCGCCGCCCGCGTACGTCGAGAGCGGCACGTGGCACAACAGCACCGCCAAGAGCCAAGTGCCGGAGCTGTCGGGCTCGGGCAGCCGCTACATCACGTATGTGTTGCCGAACACCGGGACGGACAACGCGAGTTTCGTGCCGGCGATCGTCGTGCCGGGCATCTACGAGGTCTTCGTGACGTGGGGCACGGGGGCGAACTGCTACGACGCGCAATACACGATCCGGCACGCGGACGGCCAGACCGTGCTGCTGGTCGACCAGATTCCGGAGGGCGTGGAGGGCGCCAACGCGAACACGTGGGTCTCGCTCGGGCAATACCGGTTCAACGCCGGCCAGGCCGCGGAGACCGGCTCGGTGAACGTGTCCGAAGTGACCGTCAGCGGCAAGCCGCACCCGTCGTGGAACCAGCGGGTCTACGCCGACGCCGCCCGCTGGGTGTTCATCGCGCCGTAAGGCACGCGGCGGTTATTTCGGCTCCGGCTCCGCGATGCAGTACAGGTGCTCAGCGCCGCGCAGGTACAGCGCGCGTCCCACGATCGCGGGCGACGCGGTGAAGCTGTCCGCCAGCTCGTTGACCGCCAGCACGCGCAGCTCGGGTCCCGCCTGGATCACTGCGACTTTGCCATCCCGCCCCGCGATGTACACGCGGCCATCCGCGGCCACCGGCGACGCGTACACATCGCGCAACCCCTCCAGCCGCTGCTTGCTGTACTCCGCGCGGCCGGTGCGGGCATCCACGCACGAAAGCGCGGCACGGTTCTCCTGCAAGAAATACAGCCGACCCTCATACAGCAGCGGCGACGGCACGTACGGCGTGCCCTTTCCCTCGTATGTCCACGCCACGGCGGCCGAGCCGGCGATGTCGCCCTGCGCGACCGCATAGCGAATCGCCAGCAACGCACTGCCGCGAAAGCCGCTGGTGCAGTAGATGAGGTCGCGATCGCTTACCGGGGTGGGAATCACGTTCTGCGTCATACCGCCGCATTCCCACAGCATGCGGCCCGTCTGCAGGTCATAGCTGCGAATCTTTCGCGTGGCGCTGACAATGACCTGGACCTGGCCACCGGCCGTAACGATGTGCGGTGTGGACCAGGAGGTCGGCTCGTCGCGCGGTACGCGCCAGCGCTCCGCGCCCGTACGCTTGTCCAGCGCAACAATGAATGAATCGCCCTCGTGGTCCCAGTTGACGACGACCAAGTCGCCATGCAGCGCCGGCGAGCTGCCTTCGCCAAACCCGCGGCGCGTCTCCATGTCGCCGAGGTCTTGCGACCAGAGCAGCTTGCCGTCCAGGTCAAGCCCATAGAGGCCGCGCGAGCCGAAGTACGCGATGAGGCACTCGCCATCCGTCAGGGGCGAGTTCGAGGCGGGACTGGCGTCGTTGTGGCCGCGCTCATGCAGCCCACCTTCGCACAGGGTCTGCGCCCAGACCGTCTGGCCCGTCTGCCGGTCCAGTGCCAGCAGCGTGAACTTGTACGTGCGCCCCGTGCTCTCCACGGTGGTCGGGCTCGTGCTCGCCGCGGGACGCGAATCCGGCGACACATCGGCGGGCACGGCCGTCTGCACGTAGATCCGCTCGCCCCAGATGATCGGCGTCGCATGCCCGCGCCCCGGCAGGAGCACACGCCAGCGCACGTTGCGCGTCGCGCTCCATTCGACCGGCGGGTCCGCGTGGGGCGCGACGCCGGTCGCCAGTGGCCCGCGCCATTGCGGCCAGGCGGCCGGCGGGCACTCGCCCGGTTCCTGGACGGCGGCCAGCGCGGTCAGCACGCTCACCAGCCAAAGGGCGTGGAATCCCGCGCCGCGGGTGCGGCCTGGGGACGTAGACGTGGGTGGGAGACGCATGCGGGGCCTCGCGTGGGTTCTCGACGTGCGAGCATTCTGCCGAGAACATCGCCGGCCGCAAGTGCGCCCCGGGCGGGATTCGCAGCGGCCCAGCAGTTGGCAGCGCTGGTGAGCCCGTGGCGCGCGGGGTAGGATGCCGAGCGCACCACGCATTGAGCATCAGGTATGTCACGCGAGATCGAAGTTAAACACCGGCTCGACGATGCGACGGGGCTGCGGCAGCGCCTCGTGGCGGCGGGCGCTGTGCGGGACGCACTGGCGCACGAGGTCAACCACATTCTCGACACGCCCGAGCGCCGCCTGCTGAATGCCGGTTGCGGGCTGCGGATTCGCAGTGCGCGGCCGGTGACGCCGCCGGGGCCGGCGCAGGTGACGCTGACGTTCAAGGGTCCGCGGGACGCGGCGCTGGCGCAGCGCGGGATCAAGGCCCGCGAAGAGCTGGAGACCGCGGCGGCGGACGAGGCGACGCTGCTGGCGGTGTTCGCGCGGCTGGGCTTTGCGCCGGTAATCATGTACGAAAAACGGCGCGAAACCTGGCACTGGCCCGACTGCGTTGCGACGATCGACGAGCTGCCGTTGCTGGGCTGGTTCGTCGAGCTGGAGGCCGACGATCAGGCCGCACTCCTGGCACGCCGCGCCCAACTCGGGCTGACCGATGCGAGCGCCGTCGATGAAACCTACGTCAGGCTGGCCGACCGACACGGTACGCTGAACCCGGCGGGTGTTCGCGAACTGCGCTTCAGTGCCTGATGACTGCCCTGGCGGGGGGCTTACACGTCACCGTCAGGATCCAGCGCCGCCAGTTGCTCGCGCAGCCGCTTCAGGATCCGGCTGCGCGCCTGGTACACGCTGGCCTTGCTGAGGCCCAGTTCGGCGGCGGTGTCGCTGACCGGCTGCCCGGCGAGGACGTGCAGCTCGAAGGCTCTGATCGTGAGGGGCTCAAATTCGCTGGCGATGGTGCGCATCGCCCAGCGCAGCCGGTGCAGTTGCCACTCCCGCTCCCAGCGCGCGTCGGCGCTCGCCTCCTGTTCGCCAGCCACGTAATCCAACGTCGCCGGATCCAGCGCCGCCGGCTGACCGGCCCGCTTAATGGCGCGGCGCGCCATGGCGTGGACGACTGCGGAGCGCAGGTAGGTGCGGAAGCGACCCTTGCGCGCGTCGTACTCGAAATCGCCAATGGCCTTGAACAGGTACATCTCGACTTCCTGGACGATGTCCTCGGCGTCGTCATGGCGGGCGCCACGGCTGCGGGCGTAGCGGTAGAGCAATTGCCCGTAGCGATCATGGAACTGCTGCCAGGTGAGCTTGTCCGCACGGTCGCGGAGCCGCAGGAGAAACGTCAGGCGGGTCGAGTCGGCCTGGCTCATCGGCGCTCATTGTCCCGCAGTCGGCCGCGTGTCACAAGCCATTTCGGCGCCGCCAGTTGCACCCCGGACCGCCCCCCGGGCCCCGGGCGAGAAAAACATTGCGTGGCGGGGCGAGTTACGTTAAGCTTAAGGATGTAAAGCTCTTATAGTTACGGTTCCTGGTTCGTTGGCCGAGGACCATTCGGACACATCTGGAGGGTAAGAGCTACGGGAAACGTCGTGCAACGAGGATGCGCTCCCGTCGAGTAGTGCGCCTCAAGGTAGCAGGTTCCCGGCGAAGGTTGGGCGGGATCGCGAGTACATGTCGGCGGATTGGGGAACGAGCCGCCGCGCTCGGCATAACCGGGCGAGCGAAATTGGTTCGATTGTCGCCATGGGGACAGTATACCGGTTGGCTCCGGACGCGTGGTCGCATGGGCAGGTGGGCGCCAACGGCCCTGAGCGCCGGGGGACCGCGGAATTCATCTCGCAAAAGGAGGATCTCATGAGAAAAGCACTCGTCGTTTTGTCGGCGCTGCTGCTGTGTAGCGGCATCGCCGGGAGCCAGGCGCAACCGGCCGACGGGCCGCGCGCCACGTACGTCGAAGCCGAGGGGAACGATTCCAAAGCCGCGGCCAACGCGTTCGTGCTGGTCGCGGGCGACATCATCGAGGGCACGTCAACCAGCTCAACGGGTGCCGGCCTCGACTACTTCCTGGTCCAGACCGGCCCACTCCCATTCGGCATCTACAAGCACAAGCTGGTGCTCACCTCGGACATCGTCGGCCACACCGGCACGATCCGCGGCCTGACGCAGAGCGCCGGCGTGATCAATCCGACGTCCGACGCCGCTGTGCAAACAACGTCCACCACGACCACGCCGCCGCGGTTCAATCAGTGGTACGGCTTCGGCCGGGAAGAGGCGATCTACTACCGGGTGACCGGAACATCCACCACCACGGCCGTGTATAACGCGACGCTGAGCACCGAACCGGTGCCGGTCACGGTCGTGCCAGGCTCGTTCCAGGCGGGCACGATCACGATCACCACATACGGGCAGGGTCATACCACCGACACGGACATGTGGGTGTACGACGAGAACTTGAATGCAATTCCCGACTACGGGAATGATGACACCTTTGGGGCGACCTACTCGCAGTCCACGCTCACGCGCATCTACACGCCCGGCGTGTACTACCTGGCCCTGTCGAACTGGAACGTGGCCAACAATCTCCCCAGCCCCGCGGACGATGACTATCGCAGCGGGAGCGTGATGGATTTCCCGGACTCGGCCGCTAATTCGAGCACATCGACCGCCCTGAATCTCCAATTCTCCATCACCGACGCGACGGGCGTGCCCGTGGTGGTCCCCAGTACCAAGACCGGACCGTTCGACATCAACTG is a genomic window containing:
- a CDS encoding C40 family peptidase, yielding MKATRCTVAALILLATAATQAQIPDKTRAEILNYAATGIGSPYVWGGGNWDPLDRSYGGADCSGFVSKAWSLTKWTPYRVDFHGYSTSEFIVTPGPYWTEVDRGSLLYGDAIVFRYNNNQSGHTYIYLAGDGWGEHEVYEARGTDYGIVHRWRTAYSDADITKGIRRTGLLENVDVTEHIVETDNGAPYYTDVGMTGSSEFDSSALGCRPGDCRYHWVTAARNETCTFRPSLPETGWYRVYVTCNESSPNVQGVGVTVNDLLGSPRFTWDQNAAALLNTWVPIGPDTFLFNAGTAGTVVWDDFTATPTDGAHVFRGDATKFVLDNRTEVDGVGGQPGRFASVRSALAWLRAHESEAPDAIDITCNTLTETGCLELNVRDDLTINGDADGDGVPVTLAVTPGAAAEWARACALYLDVPIQHHYTLRDLVVVPQFVSAGYATGAYGMVIDEQNPSGEACAWTLTLENVTIAGSLPGNVPTNPELDARTAATRFGGTDANYGAAVLQRTSAWGNDDSCRQSVTARNVVVTHSATRGLALQSAYTAWDIAGGLRVSFNTLEGLRADHIGGSTLAMRGAADATPNRIFGNSGGGLVNVGDAGVGTATAGNCDFRDNSSTTGGGILSLSATTLVQNSLLAGNHASGAGGAIAASGGVLVVTGCTIVENTSGAGTGGVYVSGGAGSLFNTILWANGGSQQSGVATVRYCAVQGGNAGTGNIDTDPGFVAPATGDYHIRRNSPCVNAGNPGYVEAGAALDCDHQPRVQGGSVEIGADELAFWAGDVDHDGDVEGDDLAGWTTCMPGPDIAAPADCTAALDFDEDGDVDLADFARLRRRDALLTATDVMLEVRDASGAVLPPPAYVESGTWHNSTAKSQVPELSGSGSRYITYVLPNTGTDNASFVPAIVVPGIYEVFVTWGTGANCYDAQYTIRHADGQTVLLVDQIPEGVEGANANTWVSLGQYRFNAGQAAETGSVNVSEVTVSGKPHPSWNQRVYADAARWVFIAP
- a CDS encoding PQQ-like beta-propeller repeat protein codes for the protein MLTALAAVQEPGECPPAAWPQWRGPLATGVAPHADPPVEWSATRNVRWRVLLPGRGHATPIIWGERIYVQTAVPADVSPDSRPAASTSPTTVESTGRTYKFTLLALDRQTGQTVWAQTLCEGGLHERGHNDASPASNSPLTDGECLIAYFGSRGLYGLDLDGKLLWSQDLGDMETRRGFGEGSSPALHGDLVVVNWDHEGDSFIVALDKRTGAERWRVPRDEPTSWSTPHIVTAGGQVQVIVSATRKIRSYDLQTGRMLWECGGMTQNVIPTPVSDRDLIYCTSGFRGSALLAIRYAVAQGDIAGSAAVAWTYEGKGTPYVPSPLLYEGRLYFLQENRAALSCVDARTGRAEYSKQRLEGLRDVYASPVAADGRVYIAGRDGKVAVIQAGPELRVLAVNELADSFTASPAIVGRALYLRGAEHLYCIAEPEPK
- a CDS encoding class IV adenylate cyclase — encoded protein: MSREIEVKHRLDDATGLRQRLVAAGAVRDALAHEVNHILDTPERRLLNAGCGLRIRSARPVTPPGPAQVTLTFKGPRDAALAQRGIKAREELETAAADEATLLAVFARLGFAPVIMYEKRRETWHWPDCVATIDELPLLGWFVELEADDQAALLARRAQLGLTDASAVDETYVRLADRHGTLNPAGVRELRFSA
- a CDS encoding sigma-70 family RNA polymerase sigma factor yields the protein MSQADSTRLTFLLRLRDRADKLTWQQFHDRYGQLLYRYARSRGARHDDAEDIVQEVEMYLFKAIGDFEYDARKGRFRTYLRSAVVHAMARRAIKRAGQPAALDPATLDYVAGEQEASADARWEREWQLHRLRWAMRTIASEFEPLTIRAFELHVLAGQPVSDTAAELGLSKASVYQARSRILKRLREQLAALDPDGDV